The DNA region CATCTGGCAGCCGGTGGGCGCCGGGACCTCGGGAGGAGCCGCCGGCCCGCCCCCCGGCGGCTCCAACGCCACCGGCCCGTCCGGGACTTCAGGGGCGGCGGCTGCGGCGGGGCCCAACACCACGGGGTCGTCCCGCCGCGAGGCGCCGCGCGCCGCGCCCCCGCTGCAGGCGGCGCGGCCCGTGTCTCCTGAGCCTTCTGCCGACAGCCCCCTGGCCGGGCCGCTGGAGCAGCCGCAGGGGGCCGAGGAGGACGAGAAGGAAGCGGCGGCGGCGCCCGGGAGTCGTTGAACCCCTCCGTGCCAGGGGTGGCCGGAAACCATCCTCCCCAAGCCCGGAGGCAGGACTTTGCAGCAGGACCGGGCGGGGAGCCCGCGGTAGTGACCCCCACGGGAGTGAACGCCTCCCTTCCCCCGACGATCGCGCGCTCGCCGCAGGGGCGAGGGGCCTGAAGTCGGATCTTCAGCCAAGGGACCACGATTCTCCGGGAGTTCGGGGTTTTGTCTTCCTAGGACCGTGCTGCGCCAGGGCCCTGAGCCAtaagggggatggggggaggggtggggagatccCAGCACCGAACCCTTCTGCGCCGCTAGCTCTTCGGTATCTTACGGGGAGAGGTGACTCGGGCTTTCCCCCAAGActcaggggaaggagggagctgtAGGGGCTCTTCTTTAATAAGCCGAAGCTCTCGCAAGGAGGAGGGCACCAAAAGTGTGGAGCTCAGGTACGTCAACCTAGTTGCAGTGGCCACAGATGCATTTAATTTATAGATCCCTGTATATAGTTGTTGATATATGCACTAGAAGCTATAATGTCATAGAACTACATGTATTCTCCCACACCCTGGGTAGCTACTGACTGATGGATGGGGCTAAGCAAGGGCTATTTGCTGGCCCCCAAAGTGCAGCTAGCCAGAAGGGCACAAACACTTTTTTCATTACCCACTCTTTCCCCTTTTCCCCCTCCTATTTCAGAAAGATAGATTTATGACACGTTAGGGTTAGACAAGACAAAAGTATAATCATTCTTAAAGTTGTTGAAAGGACAATGGAAAACCTTTGGAGAAGTAGAAGCAGTTCAGGGAGGGTGGGGAATGTACTGATCCCCTGCTCTCCTCTTCCCACCTTAGTGCCGCCACCTAAGAGACTTTCTGTTGCAGCCCTAAGTATCTGGATATGGgccagggaagaaggaagggaacaagtaatgcctctgtgcttcacccCTTGGCCTTCTCACAGAGTTCTTTTAGGAAGAGCAAGCTTTTGTAAGTAGAGTGGCTCACaagtgttttatcttttttttttcctgctcttcaAGATCTGGTCTTGTTCCAGTAATCACCTTCACCTTCCCTCTTCCCTGAGCCTGTAGTGACAGTGTAGCCCTGTGATTAGGACGAAATCTGTTGTGAAACCAGAGCTCTGAGCCCACCCTCTGGTTATGAGTTGTACTGTGGAACGCAAAAGGCCGAAAGGTGGGCTTCAACCTCAGGATTGTGTTTGGAGAGCCAGATAATAGACCAGCCGTAGGAAGGTTAAATTGGCTTGTCTTTACCTCTCCTGATAAGCTCTACTTATATGCAGCCTATACTTTTATTGAGATGAGAAACATCGAGTGAAATGACATATGTAGAGCTAGCTCTGGGGCAGCAAGAATTATACATCCTCAATTTGAATTCCGTTTCCTTCCGCCACTTGCTTTTAGGCAGTTGAGTGTGGGTAGTGACAAGATATCAAACCCCTTCGTGTTTCCTTTTTGGGAAATGAGGCACTttaaaacaatgacaacaacaacaatttaTCCACCTGAGTCCTGAAACAAtttgtctctccagttttctggCTTACACTCCAGTTAGCTCTGATCCAAGTTTACAGGACAACAGCCTTGCTTTAAGCCATGTCCTGGTGTGGGCAAGATAATAGCAGCTGAGCTATCATAGCCTAGGGGCAGGCTGGTAGCACCCCCAAGGTGTCTTGGTTGAAGGAGATTTCTGAGCACTTCGGTCATTAGGAAGCCCTGaggcctttttaaatttttggtgagGGCCTGGGGGAAGAAACATAAAATGCCACTTTGTAACTTAAATAATAGTCTGTAATTTATATTTACTGTGTGAATTTTTAGtcctatattttaataatttgtaaATCAATCTCTTATTCCAAGAATCCTTTGAACTTGCAAGAGAACATCTGGGAGTCTAATCCCCTGTCCCCATCCTGACCCCTGCATTCTGGACTGTTTAATCCACTTTGGGATGGATCAGAGTCTAGAGAAACCACTCGTGGGTCCAGCTGCTGGTCTCCTGACTCTCTAACGCCTTCACTGGAATTGGGACATTAGCTCCAGCTCTAGCTGTGAGCGTGACCAGAGACATTATTTATAATTCAGCCATTTAAGATATACCTGTACTCAAAAAGtcctgtatattttttaaaagttttatttttcaggtgAACAAAAATACATTCTAAGAACTCTACATCAGCCTGTGTAAGTTGATCATTTCTCTTTTCATGCTTCTTGGGGAAGGAGTAGAGGTTGGAAGAGGCAATGGTCTAAGATGTGGTGGACGGGTGGTAATGAATAGGTGAAGGAGGAAAAAGCAATTGCTCTAATGTTCTCTGTGCCTGACGGTTTGACCAAATTGAAAGGCGGCAGGAATCCATCTTAGTCGGGAAGCAGTCACGGGGTTGGAAGAACAGTGATATCTAGCTCAGCTACCTTTTGCCAACCCTAAAATGGTTGGAAAAAAGTTCTGCTTTTAAAGGACTCTGAGCAGCTGCCCAGCTGAGGAAGCTAAGAGACCAGTAAGCATGCAGATTAAGAATTATTATAAACATTGAGCTGGCTGAGAGCTGAGGTGAGGATCAGCCGCCTGATAGCATCACTGTTCTCACCCTTAAACCACTGGCCCCTAGAAAGCTCAAGAAGTGCTAATACTGGGGAGACGAATGGATGTGTCTGCAGTGGTTGGACAGAGCTTTGTCTACAGTGGAGGAGGTGAGAGAGCCACAGGGCAGAGAGAAGGTGTAGGttgcttcaaaggtgaggctttTCTTCCCTAGAGCAAACAATAAAAGACATGTGGGTGGAAAGCACAAATAGAAGGGATTAGTTGTGCTGCAAATACACAGCAAGCAATTGAGCTCAGCTCATTATTAGACGATGTTGCCCAGTGCGAAACCGAGTGAGATGCCAGTGTCGGTGGGGCCCCCTGAGGCCTGTACTTCTCCGGAGCTGTTGGGGGGTGGCTGCTGTGCTTTTACATCACCTTGTGGTCCGCAGGGGAGCATGGAAAAAGTCCACCCTTCTTTTATTTCCCTCTTGAGCCACACAATGgctttctgtgagagggcttggTAAGGCAGAGCAGAAGGGGAGTGAGTTTCCAAAGTTCTTCAAGCCAACCCCTCCTTTCTGTAGACGGGGACATGTGGCTTCTGCAGTTGCACACGGCTTCACACGTTGGGCACATACAGCAGTGTGTGCAGCAGGAGCCTGCTGGCCAATGCGAAGGTCACTGTTccaccagaacagggcctggtgGCAGGGAGCAGCGGTTGGAATAGCTTTATTTTCAAGGGTTAGAAATTAGCTGCAAAATTGTCCGTCAGGTTTTGAGCCGGGAAGGAGAGGTCTGGGCAAAGGGGGATTATTTTCCTTTAACTGCTTTGCACTGGGACTACCTGGATCATTTCTAGGTGTTTGCTTATGTTAGAAGTGACCGTGTGCGTTTATTTCTCAACAGCCTGCATTTGATGAAATAATCCTCTTTCGAAAGTGTAGTTCTGGAGGGTGAGGGGTGAGGAGTTTGCTAAGCCATTTAGACTGGGCTTGTGTGGGTATCATTTCTTTCCCCCACTGTGCTGAGGAAGTGTTTCTCTGAAGTTTCCGGCACAAGAAACATTTTTCTTCCTAACAGCTCGAGATTCCTACACATATGAGACCACAGCTTTGGAATTTTTTCTGTCTaccttgttttttggttttcactAGGGAATCCTAAGATAGTGTGTTCTTTCGTTGAGTATTTATATCCTGTTTTGAAATGCTGAGTGGAGAGCACCTACTTGTTTCTACATGTTTCTTTAAGGGGAACTGAAAGGTCAGGTCCCGAGCTTTAGGACTACCACAGCTATTTAAAAGGGATAATAATTGCCCTCCCCTTCCTGTCTGCAGAGAATGGTGGTATTTCTGGAATTGCAGTGCAGTAACAAAAGGGCCACAGCTGTACATTTTGTCGTCTCCCTCGGTGGAGGGAGGGACCACAGTGGCCTTGCTCGTTTCAGAGGACCAGCActaagctcagtgcctggcactgttgaCCACCTGGTTGATCACCGCGTTGGATAGCATTGGCCCTGGAGTCATCGTGGTGTCACTGTCGTGATCCACTCGCGTATCCACAGCCGAGAATCTTGGTTCAGGGGAGTGAATTGCTAGCTCACAGCTGCACTGGCCGTTCTGGCCGCGGTTTCTTCACTGCCAGGTTGAGGGGCTTGGGCTTGGCCTGCCTGTTCTTGCCAGGCGCCCGGAGCCCACAGCTGTATTCCATGTGGTGCTTCAAGGAGGCAACAGAGAATATGTAACCCATTCATGGTCTCCTTTGTCCTGGCCCTGTGGCCAATCTTGAGCTCTAAAAATATCTGCTCTATCAACAGTTTTTTGGTCGCATCTGTTTTACTTGCTGACATAACATGTAGGTTTCTGCTGCCAGAAAACCTGTGTTACGCTCTTTGTTCCCTCCAGTagctaatttaaaaatacaaagacgaaatctttttttttaaccacactcCCAGACTCTACCAGGCTGTCTGTCCTAAGCGCAGAAACAGCCATGGCTCCCAGTGGCACACAGTGTACTTGAGCCACCTGGTCAGTAAGGAGCACCGGAGCCAAACCAGCTTCCCTGTGCCCCAGTGCAGCT from Eschrichtius robustus isolate mEscRob2 chromosome 1, mEscRob2.pri, whole genome shotgun sequence includes:
- the INAFM2 gene encoding putative transmembrane protein INAFM2, which codes for MKERDAAPAERGKPATYTGDKKAKMAAKTNKKWVRLATVFAYVLSVSLAAIVLAVYYSLIWQPVGAGTSGGAAGPPPGGSNATGPSGTSGAAAAAGPNTTGSSRREAPRAAPPLQAARPVSPEPSADSPLAGPLEQPQGAEEDEKEAAAAPGSR